TGTGCTGATGCTCCGAAGTCATTTACTGGGAAAATCAAAAGTCATACTGGTTATTTTTCTTGCACCAGGTATCTTGCAGAGGGTAAACATGTCGGAAGTACTTGTTTCCcattttaatatagtaattcTAGAGAAAGAACACACGAAGATCATAAGGTTCTTTGACTGTATCCTACTATACCAAGTACGATAATCTAAAAAATTagtacaaaattaatgtttctCAAATCTTCAATAACTAGTGATTTTGTACGAAAACCAAGACTAAGTAAAGTTGTTGGTCATTGAAGGCTACCGAGCTTCGTCAGTTCTTACTTTATAACGAACCACTTGCtttgaaaaatgtacttaatgTTAAAGTGTATAATCATTTAATGGTTTTGAAtgcattgaatattatattgcgtccaaatattgatgttaaattatttaattattttgataatttcttaaagaattttgataaaaacttataatcGCTTTGGTCCTCTTGATGCTTGTTGTTGTATATTTGATACTttaatttaagaggacgctacccatgcatttgttgtccctgtcttacacacgtacgatatatcaaattttcattcactagttagtgtgctgttagttttgatattaagagtgaattgacctgttatcaaacttttaagttAGGTTAGTGTCCTCTTAAATCTTTGtctcattaaaattaaactagtagaaattataataatttcatgagaataataaataaaatataattaacttgttgatttattcaatttattattacgtatacatatttaaagtaATCTCCCTCTACATTTTCGAGACTGacaattgcatattatttttgtggaaCCCGTCTGTTCTGTTCCCACCAGTATGTTTTTGTGTGCAAATAACGATACCCATGGGAACTGTAAGTCATGCATATCAAcgaatacattttgaacaaataTATTTGGAGAACACGAATGATTGAAATAACATCCAATATTGCCTCTAATTTTGGCatccataatatatacacactcgTTGTTTCCAAAGTATTCACGCACTGATTTTGAAGGTTTAGGCTTTATTTTTTCGTATCGCGTGTACTCTGGAAGATGAAATGGACCAATATAGAAAATCCAAAGCCCAAAACTGCTATTGATACATTGgtatattgtgatttattttatcCAGATATTAAACTTTTTGCAACAATTACCATTACATCAGCAACAGCAGAAAGATCATTTTCTTCCCTACGgtggttgaaaaataatatgagatCTTCTATGACAGAAGACAGACAAAATGGGTTAGCAGTActgaatattcataatattcatattcttAATATTCATTACCTAATAACATTGTTGAAGTTGGACTGCTAGTACTGAATGTTGATTGGTCAACTCAACCATTTGACGGTTTGGATAATTTtccaaataactttttataaaataccagGAATTCTCTACTTCATCTATACAACATGTATACTTCTCCAACGTGCAATTAAACGAATCCCTTGGTGTTGTCGATATTGAACTttactatcataaaaaaaaatcaagtatctaaaaaaagaataattattagtattgaaaactattgctatattgtcattatataattaacctTACCGAAAGTTATTAAGCATATTTGGAGGTTCAGCTGCTATACCAGCATAAAATTCATCATCATATTTAGAATTAGGATCATAACATGAACCTTTTATAGTTAACTGCATTGCATATACAGTTTGTCCACTCTCAATAGTAGGATACTGGAAATTCCGAGGGAAATTCCTTTCTAGAGGTATATTAGCTGGTACAACACAAACTGTtctatcaaacaagatactatTGTCCTTATCAGGTTTATCTAGTTTAAACTTTTTGGCTCCTTTTGATGCAAAACTTGTGACATTTGAATTAGATATTTTACGTTTAGGGTCACATTCAAGCATTTCTTTTACACtggaataaaaatacattaatatgttaataataatacaacaaaatagatgtatcattaatttaaaaatgtatcttgcAGATGACACCAAAAAACTTTTAGTAATCTGTTATCCATAGgccattatttttaactttgtcTGCATAGTAACtaaactatttgtttttatacactCAACCAATTAAACCAATAAGcattattactatacttatatttaaaatatctatctaATTTCAGAcatctttttatttaatactaattgAGTGTTTTCGCTCACTTATCTAAAATCGTTTTATAGTGCTTTTATTactagaaaatgaaaatgaattgTAGAACATGTCAAGATagggttatataataatttgaccaGTTTAATATACTAGTGGGGACAATACTTAATAAGATGAAAGAACTTAGAGATCAAAActtgaaattatttgaaaa
This genomic window from Metopolophium dirhodum isolate CAU chromosome 1, ASM1992520v1, whole genome shotgun sequence contains:
- the LOC132935166 gene encoding uncharacterized protein LOC132935166; this translates as MSSSVKEMLECDPKRKISNSNVTSFASKGAKKFKLDKPDKDNSILFDRTVCVVPANIPLERNFPRNFQYPTIESGQTVYAMQLTIKGSCYDPNSKYDDEFYAGIAAEPPNMLNNFRYLIFFYDSKVQYRQHQGIRLIARWRSIHVV